In Pseudophryne corroboree isolate aPseCor3 chromosome 3, aPseCor3.hap2, whole genome shotgun sequence, a genomic segment contains:
- the LOC135054823 gene encoding oocyte zinc finger protein XlCOF22-like, translating into MEKHWHLTSLDVTSNREVPERCPRPLYSQDCTEENHRIPQEDQNEDLSVIEVEIVEKEEESYVTDIKVEDIKREEETFMTDIKVEDIKREDETYVRGDQQCKEEEIPTDISTADGGRSRNILEGFFMSSSEFKIEDKSTQDSPGENSMTLNLHPVLHGAAMSSGPSTDEKCSPDNTDTSHTDANIFAYSESGKCFINRSVSVRHQSSQTDEKSFKCPECRKHFTKKSYLVRHQRRHSSERPFPCSECGKCFIDKSDLLKHQKTHTGEKPFPCSACERCFVFKSDLVKHQRRHRGEKPFSCSECGKRFTLNSELVRHQRIHR; encoded by the exons ATGGAGAAACACTGgcacctcacatcactgg atgtaaCCAGTAACAGAGAGGTCCCTGAGAGATGTCCTCGTCCTCTTTATtcacaggattgtacagaggagaatcacaggatcccacaggaggatcag aATGAAGATCTTAGTGTTATTGAAGTAGAAATTGTAGAGAAAGAAGAAGAGtcatatgtgactgatattaaggtagaagatataaagagagaagaagagacgtttatgactgatattaaggtagaagatataaAGAGAGAAgacgagacgtatgtgaggggtgatcagcagtgtaaggaggaggaaatccctacagatatcagcacag CAGATGGTGGTAGAAGCAGGAATATCTTGGAGGGATTTTTCATGTCATCTTCAGAGTTTAAAATAGAAGATAAGAgcacacaggattctccaggagaaaaCTCAATGACCCTAAATTTACATCCAGTACTTCATGGTGCAGCTATGTCATCTGGTCCTTCTACTGATGAGAAATGTTCTCCTGATAACACAGATACATCTCATACAGACGCTAACATCTTTGCCTATTCCGAATCTGGAAAATGTTTTATTAATCGGTCAGTGTCTGTTAGACATCAAAGCTCTCAGACAGATGAGAAATCCTTTAAATGTCCTGAGTGtaggaaacattttacaaaaaaatcatatcttgttagacatcagagacgtCACTCAAGTGAGAGGCCATTCccgtgctctgagtgtgggaaatgttttatagacAAATCAGATCTTCTTAaacatcagaaaactcacacaggggagaaaccgtTTCCATGTTCTGCGTGTGAGAGATGTTTTGTatttaaatcagatcttgttaaacatcagagacgtcacagagGCGAGAAACcgttttcatgctctgagtgtgggaaacgttttacGCTGAattcagaacttgttagacatcagagaatacacaggtga